From a single Candidatus Eisenbacteria bacterium genomic region:
- the aroB gene encoding 3-dehydroquinate synthase — translation MRTVRVRLGERSYPVRIGAGLLDEAGRALRDAGLEGPVLLLSDARVDGLYGDRLRRSLRAARLAPRTLLVRSGERSKTPRTASRIWGALAREEGNRSRTIVALGGGILIDLAGFVAALWRRGIPWATIPTTLLAQADASVGGKTAVNLPEGKNLVGVFHQPRAVLIDPDMLATLPARDFRAGFGEVIKTAVAADRGLFAILERDAESLLGRDPEALARVLERSVRRKAERVTADERDRTGVRAALNLGHTFAHALETGGGYRYRHGEAVALGLVAATALSARLGLLAEEERRRVVLLIRRFGLPTGGVPLDPGILLPLTRRDKKRVGNRVGFVLTKSIGFATFPQSVADSPVLRAFREICSSPRVDESGN, via the coding sequence TTGAGAACCGTCCGGGTCCGTCTGGGAGAGCGCTCCTATCCCGTGCGGATCGGGGCGGGACTTTTAGATGAGGCGGGGAGGGCGCTCCGGGACGCAGGCCTGGAAGGCCCGGTGCTCCTTCTTTCCGATGCGCGCGTGGACGGACTGTACGGGGACCGTCTCCGCCGCTCCCTGCGGGCGGCCCGCCTTGCGCCGCGCACTCTTCTCGTTCGGTCGGGGGAGAGGAGCAAGACCCCCCGGACGGCGAGTCGGATCTGGGGCGCGCTCGCCCGCGAGGAGGGGAATCGCAGCCGAACGATCGTGGCGCTCGGCGGCGGGATCCTCATCGATCTGGCCGGCTTTGTCGCCGCCCTTTGGAGGCGCGGCATTCCTTGGGCGACGATCCCGACCACCCTCCTCGCCCAAGCGGACGCCTCGGTGGGGGGAAAGACCGCCGTCAACCTCCCGGAGGGGAAGAACCTGGTCGGCGTTTTCCACCAGCCCCGGGCGGTCCTGATCGACCCGGACATGCTCGCCACGCTCCCGGCGCGCGATTTCCGCGCCGGTTTCGGCGAGGTGATCAAGACCGCCGTCGCCGCCGATCGCGGCCTCTTCGCGATCCTCGAGCGGGACGCGGAGAGTCTTCTCGGGCGCGACCCGGAAGCGCTCGCGCGGGTGTTGGAGCGCTCGGTCCGGCGGAAAGCGGAACGTGTCACCGCGGACGAGAGGGACCGCACGGGCGTCCGGGCGGCGCTCAACCTGGGTCACACCTTCGCCCACGCGCTGGAGACGGGGGGAGGGTATCGTTACCGGCACGGCGAGGCGGTCGCCCTCGGTCTGGTCGCCGCCACCGCTCTTTCCGCCCGGCTCGGGCTCCTCGCGGAAGAGGAGCGCCGGAGAGTCGTTCTTCTCATCCGGCGGTTCGGGCTCCCGACCGGGGGGGTTCCCCTCGATCCCGGCATACTCCTCCCCCTGACCCGGCGGGACAAGAAGCGGGTCGGGAACCGCGTAGGATTCGTATTGACAAAGAGTATCGGCTTTGCTACCTTCCCGCAGTCGGTGGCGGACTCCCCGGTTTTGCGCGCCTTCCGGGAGATCTGCTCATCTCCCCGGGTCGACGAATCCGGAAACTGA
- a CDS encoding tetratricopeptide repeat protein, with the protein MNRAPDTGDRTIGHFLREELDRDPASLAFVGLAHLCIRDGRTDEAIRLCRAGLAHHPNHSTGHLLLAIALEKGDAEEEAIQEFQEVVQLDPGNRIAARRLAEAEHRRSLEEKEKRREENRADGEPPAEGTAESVEEIAFFTFSMAEVFEQQGFFEKALLIYDRVLRLQPDRPDVQERIERLKRKLSAA; encoded by the coding sequence ATGAATCGGGCGCCCGATACCGGGGACCGAACGATCGGTCATTTCCTACGGGAGGAACTCGATAGAGACCCCGCCTCCCTCGCTTTCGTCGGTCTGGCCCATCTCTGCATCCGGGATGGGCGGACGGACGAAGCGATCCGTCTCTGCCGGGCCGGACTCGCGCACCATCCGAATCACTCCACGGGACACCTGCTCCTCGCGATCGCCCTCGAGAAGGGGGACGCGGAGGAGGAGGCGATTCAGGAGTTTCAGGAGGTCGTGCAGCTCGATCCGGGGAACCGGATCGCCGCGCGCAGACTGGCCGAAGCGGAACACCGCAGGAGCCTGGAGGAGAAGGAGAAGCGGCGCGAGGAGAACCGGGCGGACGGGGAACCTCCTGCGGAGGGGACGGCGGAGAGCGTGGAGGAGATCGCCTTCTTCACCTTCTCCATGGCGGAGGTTTTCGAGCAGCAGGGATTCTTCGAGAAGGCGCTCCTGATCTACGACCGCGTACTCCGCCTCCAGCCGGATCGGCCGGACGTCCAAGAGAGGATCGAGCGGCTGAAGAGAAAGCTGAGCGCGGCCTGA
- a CDS encoding 3-dehydroquinate dehydratase yields the protein MGGKRVARIVVLHGPDLDKLGTREPEWYGRKTLEEIDEEIRSLVVALGYEAEIHQTNREEEMVRLLRDRGAGSAGVVLNAGAWTHSSVAVREAVASLDARVVEVHMSNVYAREPFRRQSMIEDLVVGKILGFGGESYLLAVRALDALAKKDEGK from the coding sequence ATGGGTGGTAAGCGCGTCGCCAGAATCGTCGTCCTGCACGGACCGGATCTCGACAAGCTCGGGACCCGTGAGCCGGAGTGGTACGGCCGGAAAACGCTCGAAGAGATCGATGAAGAGATCCGGTCGCTCGTCGTCGCGCTTGGATACGAAGCCGAGATCCATCAGACCAACCGGGAAGAGGAGATGGTGCGTCTCCTCCGAGACCGGGGAGCGGGAAGCGCGGGCGTGGTCCTGAACGCGGGCGCCTGGACCCACTCGAGCGTCGCGGTGCGGGAAGCGGTCGCCTCGCTGGACGCCCGGGTGGTGGAAGTTCACATGAGCAACGTTTACGCCCGGGAGCCGTTCCGGAGGCAATCGATGATCGAGGATCTCGTGGTCGGAAAGATCCTGGGTTTCGGCGGAGAGAGCTATCTGCTCGCGGTGCGGGCTTTAGACGCTCTCGCCAAAAAGGATGAGGGAAAATGA
- the efp gene encoding elongation factor P has protein sequence MIGAMDLRSGNVIRLEGALWTILERQHVKPGKGGAFVRIKLRDAVSGSVVDRTFRAGEKFDDVRLERTPMQFLYEAGGEYFFMNAETYDQLGFSAEFLGKGVQYLKEGITIDVMMNDGKAINYELPTFVVLRIERTDPGVRGDTASGGTKPATLESGAVVQVPLFIEEGEMIKVDTRTGSYVERVSS, from the coding sequence ATGATCGGTGCGATGGACCTGAGGTCGGGAAACGTGATCCGACTGGAAGGCGCTCTCTGGACGATCTTGGAGCGCCAACACGTCAAGCCGGGGAAGGGGGGCGCCTTCGTCCGGATCAAGCTGCGCGACGCCGTGAGCGGTTCCGTGGTGGACCGGACTTTCCGGGCGGGTGAGAAGTTCGACGACGTCCGTCTCGAGCGGACGCCGATGCAGTTCCTATACGAAGCGGGCGGTGAGTACTTCTTCATGAACGCGGAGACCTACGACCAATTGGGTTTCTCCGCGGAGTTCCTCGGCAAAGGGGTACAGTACCTCAAAGAGGGAATCACCATCGACGTGATGATGAACGACGGGAAGGCGATCAATTATGAACTCCCCACCTTCGTGGTCCTGCGGATAGAACGGACCGATCCGGGCGTCCGGGGCGACACCGCCTCGGGCGGAACGAAACCGGCCACGCTGGAATCCGGGGCCGTGGTGCAGGTGCCCCTCTTCATCGAGGAGGGGGAAATGATCAAGGTGGACACCCGCACCGGCTCCTACGTGGAGCGGGTCTCGTCGTAG
- the accB gene encoding acetyl-CoA carboxylase biotin carboxyl carrier protein: MRSDELRKLIRIVEESEIEEIEIHDYPWGKRVRIAKKVAGAVHPAVIHGGASPSAAPLPSAAAGGAVSEEVDVSNLTPVPAPMVGTFYSAPAPDAEPYVKLGDLVHKGQTVCIVEAMKLMNEIQSESDGRIAKILVENGQPVEYGQPLFLLSPA, encoded by the coding sequence GTGCGAAGCGATGAACTGCGAAAGCTGATCCGGATCGTGGAGGAAAGCGAGATCGAGGAGATCGAGATCCACGACTATCCCTGGGGGAAGAGGGTGCGCATCGCCAAGAAGGTCGCCGGCGCGGTCCATCCCGCGGTGATCCACGGCGGGGCTTCCCCGTCCGCCGCTCCGCTCCCTTCCGCCGCCGCGGGCGGCGCGGTTTCGGAAGAAGTGGACGTCTCCAACCTGACTCCGGTGCCGGCCCCCATGGTGGGCACTTTCTACTCCGCGCCGGCTCCCGACGCCGAACCGTACGTGAAGCTCGGCGACCTGGTGCACAAGGGCCAGACCGTCTGCATCGTCGAGGCGATGAAACTGATGAACGAGATCCAGTCCGAATCGGACGGGCGGATCGCGAAGATTCTCGTGGAGAACGGGCAACCCGTCGAGTACGGACAACCGCTGTTCCTGCTCTCCCCGGCCTAG
- a CDS encoding type IV pilus twitching motility protein PilT — protein sequence MEIRSLLNEMVRLRASDLHIKVDAPPTYRIDGELKRTDLPPLGPEDLLMMADQVLTSHQKDILERDLQVDFAINIPDVARFRANFHTQRGTLAMTFRWVPFEIPSLDQLNLPPVLGDIAGKPRGLVLLTGTVGSGKSTTLAAMIDRINRTRNAKVITIEDPIEFVHTDRKGLVIQREVGDDTHSYRDALKHVLRQDPNVILIGEIRDMETMGVALTAANTGHLVFSTLHTIDAMQTINRVISFFPPHQHKEIRFLLASCLQSIVSLRLIRRADKVGRVPATEVLVATATIRDYILDQEKTTLIRSAMQDGFTEYGMQTFDQSLMKLFKENAISFEDALRHSSNPNEFELRVRGIEATSDKSWDYFEGRSAAPPEEEGEDLKLEP from the coding sequence ATCGAAATCCGATCCCTCCTGAACGAGATGGTTCGCCTGCGGGCGTCGGACCTTCACATCAAGGTGGATGCGCCGCCGACCTACCGGATCGACGGCGAGCTGAAGCGGACCGACCTCCCGCCCCTGGGGCCGGAGGATCTGTTGATGATGGCGGACCAGGTGCTCACCTCGCACCAGAAGGACATTCTGGAGCGGGACCTTCAAGTCGATTTCGCCATCAACATTCCGGACGTGGCCCGTTTTCGGGCGAACTTCCACACCCAGCGCGGCACGCTCGCCATGACCTTCCGGTGGGTCCCCTTCGAGATCCCGTCGCTGGATCAGCTGAACCTGCCGCCGGTGCTGGGCGACATTGCCGGAAAGCCCCGGGGCCTGGTCCTGCTGACCGGCACGGTGGGGAGCGGCAAGTCGACGACCCTGGCGGCCATGATCGACCGGATCAACCGGACCCGGAACGCCAAGGTGATCACCATCGAGGATCCGATCGAGTTCGTGCACACCGATCGAAAGGGGCTGGTGATCCAGCGCGAGGTGGGGGACGACACGCACAGCTACCGCGACGCGCTGAAACACGTCCTCCGACAGGACCCGAACGTGATCCTGATCGGCGAGATCCGGGACATGGAGACCATGGGCGTGGCGCTGACGGCGGCCAACACGGGCCATCTGGTGTTCAGCACCCTCCACACCATCGACGCGATGCAGACCATCAACCGGGTGATCTCCTTCTTCCCGCCCCACCAGCACAAGGAGATCCGGTTCCTGCTCGCCTCCTGCCTCCAGTCCATCGTTTCCCTCCGCCTGATCCGCCGCGCCGACAAGGTGGGCCGGGTCCCGGCGACGGAGGTTCTGGTCGCCACGGCCACGATCCGCGACTACATTTTAGATCAGGAGAAAACCACGCTGATCCGCTCGGCCATGCAGGACGGATTCACCGAATACGGCATGCAGACCTTCGATCAGTCGCTGATGAAGCTGTTCAAGGAAAACGCCATCTCCTTCGAGGACGCGCTCCGGCACTCTTCCAATCCGAACGAATTCGAGCTGCGGGTGCGCGGGATCGAGGCGACATCGGACAAGAGCTGGGACTATTTCGAGGGGAGGTCGGCCGCCCCCCCGGAGGAGGAGGGGGAGGACCTGAAGCTGGAGCCCTGA
- the accC gene encoding acetyl-CoA carboxylase biotin carboxylase subunit, whose translation MFRKVLVANRGEIALRVIRACQELGIETVAVYSEADQDSLHVRFADEDVCVGPTPASQSYLNIPRIIAAAEISGVDAIHPGYGFLAESPRFAEIAESCGIRFIGPPAEVIRRMGNKSAARRTMIEAGVPVIPGSEGLIESDTEALRIARELGYPILIKPASGGGGKGMRIVWDDRSLAEAIPFARAEAEKAFDDPGLYMEKLVQGAKHIEIQVLADDYGAAIHLGERDCSIQRRHQKLIEESPCPVLDQETREAMGRAAVRAVHHVGYRGAGTIEFLLDGEGRFYFMEMNTRIQVEHPVTEEVTGIDLVKTQILVAAGEPLPYRQEDVVLTGHAIECRINAEDPERGFAPSPGVVRTFHSPGGPGIRVDSHAHVGYEVLPHYDSLLGKVIARGGCRDEAIARMRRALNECVIEGVKTTIPFQLEILDHPRFREGTHDVAFLENRENDEEKRESRAV comes from the coding sequence ATGTTCCGGAAGGTCTTGGTTGCCAATCGAGGAGAGATCGCCTTGCGCGTGATCCGCGCGTGCCAGGAACTGGGCATCGAGACGGTGGCGGTCTACTCCGAAGCCGATCAGGATTCCCTTCACGTCCGCTTCGCCGATGAGGACGTTTGCGTCGGCCCCACGCCGGCTTCGCAGAGCTACCTGAATATCCCGCGCATCATCGCCGCCGCGGAGATCAGCGGCGTGGACGCGATCCATCCGGGTTACGGCTTCCTCGCCGAGAGCCCCCGTTTCGCCGAGATCGCCGAGTCCTGCGGCATCCGCTTCATCGGGCCCCCGGCGGAGGTGATTCGCCGGATGGGGAACAAGTCGGCGGCCCGCCGCACCATGATCGAAGCGGGGGTGCCCGTCATCCCCGGCAGTGAAGGGCTCATCGAATCCGACACCGAAGCGCTCCGGATCGCCCGCGAACTCGGCTACCCGATCCTGATCAAACCCGCCTCCGGCGGAGGGGGGAAGGGGATGCGCATCGTCTGGGACGATCGTTCCCTCGCCGAGGCGATCCCCTTCGCCCGCGCCGAGGCGGAGAAGGCCTTCGACGACCCCGGCCTCTACATGGAGAAGCTGGTGCAGGGGGCGAAGCACATCGAGATCCAGGTGCTCGCCGACGATTACGGCGCGGCGATCCACCTGGGCGAAAGAGACTGCTCCATCCAGCGCCGCCACCAGAAGCTGATCGAGGAGTCCCCCTGCCCGGTGCTGGACCAAGAGACACGCGAGGCGATGGGGCGGGCGGCGGTGCGGGCGGTCCACCATGTGGGCTACCGCGGCGCCGGCACCATCGAGTTTCTCCTCGACGGCGAGGGGAGGTTCTACTTCATGGAGATGAACACGCGGATACAGGTGGAGCACCCGGTGACCGAGGAGGTGACCGGCATCGACCTGGTGAAGACCCAGATTCTCGTCGCGGCCGGCGAGCCTCTCCCTTACCGGCAGGAGGACGTGGTTCTCACCGGCCACGCCATCGAATGCCGGATCAACGCGGAGGACCCGGAGCGCGGGTTCGCCCCGTCCCCCGGCGTCGTCCGCACCTTCCACTCGCCGGGCGGGCCCGGGATCCGCGTCGACTCGCACGCCCACGTCGGCTACGAGGTGCTCCCTCACTACGATTCCCTCCTCGGCAAGGTGATCGCCCGCGGCGGCTGCCGCGACGAGGCGATCGCGCGCATGCGCCGCGCCCTGAACGAGTGCGTGATCGAGGGCGTAAAGACCACGATTCCTTTCCAACTGGAGATTCTCGACCACCCCCGTTTCCGGGAAGGGACCCACGATGTGGCCTTCCTGGAGAACCGCGAGAACGATGAGGAGAAGCGGGAGAGCCGCGCTGTATGA
- a CDS encoding 2-phosphosulfolactate phosphatase, protein MSEDAIRLDLHFTPLEMGDKTVKGKRAVVVDVLRFCTTVACALQAGAERIIPVASTDDVARLMGSLDRKETLLCGKRLDGYQLSNSPEEYTPETVGGKTLLMSTNNGPASVARCDGAKEILLASLVNLGALVERVAREDDWIVICAGRNGRFALEDALCAGALVSGIRNRGLPLDANDAGRSAEFLFRSAGGDLPAILRGTEAGKALAEQGFERDVELCSRIDTVPIVPVVQDGRILKP, encoded by the coding sequence ATGAGCGAAGACGCGATCCGTTTGGATCTGCACTTCACCCCCCTCGAAATGGGGGACAAGACGGTGAAGGGGAAACGGGCGGTCGTGGTGGACGTGCTCCGTTTCTGCACCACCGTCGCCTGCGCCTTGCAGGCCGGGGCGGAGAGGATCATCCCGGTCGCCTCCACCGACGACGTGGCCCGGCTGATGGGAAGCCTGGATCGGAAGGAGACGCTCCTCTGCGGGAAGCGCCTCGACGGCTACCAGCTGAGCAACTCGCCGGAGGAATACACGCCGGAGACGGTGGGAGGGAAAACGCTCCTGATGAGCACCAACAACGGTCCCGCTTCGGTGGCCCGGTGCGACGGAGCGAAGGAGATCCTGCTCGCCTCGCTGGTGAACCTGGGCGCTCTGGTGGAGCGCGTCGCCCGGGAGGACGATTGGATCGTCATCTGCGCCGGGCGGAACGGCCGTTTCGCCCTGGAGGACGCGCTCTGCGCCGGCGCCTTGGTGAGCGGCATTCGAAACCGCGGCCTCCCGCTGGACGCGAATGACGCCGGCCGGAGCGCCGAGTTCCTCTTCCGCAGCGCCGGCGGCGACCTCCCCGCGATCCTGAGAGGGACCGAGGCGGGAAAGGCGCTCGCGGAGCAAGGTTTCGAGAGAGACGTGGAACTCTGCTCCCGAATCGACACGGTCCCCATCGTGCCGGTCGTTCAAGACGGCCGGATACTGAAGCCCTGA
- the thiE gene encoding thiamine phosphate synthase: MDWTLLVIVDGSFVPPEMLDERIAAVARGGATWLQIRVKGLVTGDWIRYVREAGRAARAAGLPFLVNDRADVAALVGARGVHVGRDDLPVRDARRFLGPEAIVGATVRDAEAARRAEREGASYLGVGPQFRTDTKPELTPLPTDRIREIREATALPLVGIGGVDAGRASETAARGMDGMAVVSAVWGAPDPEEAARRLVEEFHGGKV; the protein is encoded by the coding sequence GTGGACTGGACGCTCCTCGTCATCGTGGACGGCTCTTTCGTTCCCCCGGAAATGCTCGATGAACGCATCGCGGCGGTGGCGCGCGGAGGCGCCACCTGGCTGCAGATCCGCGTGAAAGGGCTTGTCACCGGCGATTGGATCCGCTACGTTCGCGAAGCGGGCCGGGCGGCGCGCGCCGCCGGGCTCCCCTTTCTGGTCAACGACAGGGCGGACGTGGCCGCCCTCGTCGGCGCACGCGGCGTTCACGTCGGACGGGACGATCTTCCCGTCCGGGATGCGCGCCGCTTCCTCGGTCCCGAGGCGATCGTCGGCGCCACCGTGCGGGACGCCGAAGCCGCCCGCCGGGCCGAGCGGGAGGGGGCGTCCTATCTCGGCGTGGGCCCCCAGTTCCGAACGGACACGAAGCCGGAGTTGACCCCACTACCGACCGATAGGATCCGCGAGATCCGAGAGGCGACCGCTCTGCCTCTGGTGGGGATCGGCGGGGTCGACGCAGGCCGGGCTTCGGAAACGGCGGCCCGCGGGATGGATGGCATGGCGGTGGTCTCCGCCGTCTGGGGCGCCCCGGACCCGGAGGAGGCGGCCCGTCGTTTGGTCGAGGAGTTTCACGGGGGAAAAGTGTAG
- a CDS encoding DNA translocase FtsK 4TM domain-containing protein, with amino-acid sequence MARNGGKSGGRPATADRERKILGVLLVSLGLLVAIGLVQHRGGDGGDLRRFNRAISCALIGFLGFGAWLVPVAFLRLGWNRLTAGSLRSLLRHLVLFLSLLITFALLVFSAGRLFFHVSAEKLAEVGGGLGSALFGFTDRMFGALGSTLIGVTFLLVVLIALYDISVPRPSAPAGSSVLRRIPGGILRLLRSVGGALAARFHEGRAWIARHREAARAEREAARTEKEAIRAAEEAVLDAEEESVAEEEWADEEGMEEEEEEGDEEEEEPEGETAEEEGGEEGDAPPIVRAEKPRTVKNAVPKKRRAARGEKEYLFPPIGFLGDPPVEEPTVAEAYLRDQSARLEEVLKDFGVRARVTEVHPGPVITRFELEPAPGVKVQQIAGLADDLALALRAKRIRIVAPIPGKGAVGVEIPNPKTRTVYLKEILTSVEYAERSSTLTVALGKDIGGRPFCVSLEEMPHLLIAGATGAGKSVCIHVILTSLLYGAAPEEVHLVLIDPKMLEMAVYNGIPHLLTPVVTDAKEAARVLRWAVFEMERRYKLLARVGVRNILEYNRQLPRLRESQEIKDEGIVLEPLAYLVVVIDEFADLILTAPNEIEDSVARLAQMARAVGIHLVLATQRPSVNVITGVIKANFPSRIAFQVASKIDSRTIIDANGAEKLLGRGDMLFVFSGRPEVSRIHGAFITTEETTEIVTFLKEQGYQPKDKRTVLLDEEGGESGGGLEIDREDEFFDEAARIVIRSGQGSVSLLQRRLRVGYSRAARLVDLLEDAGVVGPFEGSKAREVLVDEEWLRAREGADAEPAETGE; translated from the coding sequence GTGGCAAGGAACGGCGGCAAGAGCGGCGGCCGGCCCGCGACGGCCGACCGCGAACGGAAGATCCTCGGCGTTCTCCTCGTCTCGCTCGGCCTTTTGGTCGCCATCGGCCTCGTGCAGCACCGGGGAGGCGACGGGGGGGACCTCCGACGCTTCAACCGGGCCATCTCATGCGCCCTCATCGGTTTCCTCGGATTCGGCGCCTGGCTCGTTCCCGTCGCTTTTCTCCGTCTCGGCTGGAACCGCCTCACCGCCGGATCGCTCCGATCGCTTCTCAGGCACCTCGTCCTCTTTCTCAGTCTGTTGATCACCTTCGCCCTTCTGGTCTTCTCCGCCGGCAGGCTCTTCTTTCACGTCTCCGCGGAGAAGCTCGCCGAGGTGGGCGGGGGACTGGGGTCGGCGCTCTTCGGATTCACCGACCGCATGTTCGGCGCCCTCGGCTCCACGCTGATCGGCGTCACCTTCCTCCTCGTCGTACTGATCGCGCTTTACGACATCAGCGTTCCCCGTCCCTCGGCGCCGGCCGGCTCCAGCGTCCTTCGCCGGATCCCGGGCGGGATCCTGCGACTCCTGCGGAGCGTCGGCGGCGCGCTGGCGGCGCGCTTCCACGAGGGTCGCGCATGGATCGCGCGGCACCGCGAAGCCGCCCGGGCCGAGAGGGAGGCGGCCCGCACCGAGAAAGAGGCGATACGCGCCGCGGAGGAAGCCGTCCTCGACGCGGAGGAGGAGTCGGTCGCCGAAGAGGAATGGGCGGACGAGGAGGGGATGGAGGAGGAGGAAGAGGAGGGGGACGAGGAGGAGGAAGAACCGGAAGGGGAAACGGCGGAGGAAGAAGGCGGGGAAGAAGGGGATGCGCCGCCGATCGTGCGCGCCGAGAAGCCGCGGACGGTGAAGAACGCGGTGCCGAAGAAGCGCCGCGCCGCCCGCGGAGAGAAGGAATACCTCTTCCCGCCGATCGGTTTCCTCGGCGACCCTCCCGTGGAGGAGCCGACGGTGGCGGAAGCCTATCTCCGCGACCAATCCGCCCGCCTCGAGGAAGTGCTCAAGGACTTCGGCGTCCGGGCGCGGGTGACGGAGGTCCACCCCGGGCCGGTGATCACCCGTTTCGAGCTGGAGCCCGCGCCGGGCGTGAAGGTGCAGCAGATCGCCGGGCTCGCCGACGATCTCGCCCTGGCGCTCCGCGCCAAACGGATCCGTATCGTCGCGCCGATTCCCGGAAAGGGAGCGGTGGGAGTCGAAATCCCGAACCCGAAGACGCGAACGGTTTATCTCAAAGAGATTCTGACCTCAGTGGAATACGCCGAGAGATCGAGCACCCTCACGGTGGCCCTCGGGAAGGACATCGGCGGGCGCCCCTTCTGCGTCAGTCTGGAAGAGATGCCCCACCTGCTGATCGCCGGCGCCACCGGCGCGGGGAAAAGCGTCTGCATCCACGTGATCCTGACCAGCCTTCTCTACGGCGCCGCCCCGGAAGAGGTGCACCTGGTCCTGATCGACCCGAAGATGCTCGAGATGGCCGTATACAACGGGATCCCCCACCTGCTGACGCCGGTGGTGACCGACGCGAAGGAGGCCGCGCGGGTGCTCCGCTGGGCGGTCTTCGAGATGGAGCGGCGCTACAAGCTGCTCGCCCGGGTGGGGGTACGGAACATCCTCGAGTACAACCGGCAGCTCCCGCGGCTTCGCGAGAGCCAGGAGATCAAGGACGAGGGGATCGTGTTGGAGCCGCTCGCCTACCTGGTGGTGGTGATCGACGAGTTCGCCGACCTGATCCTGACGGCGCCGAACGAGATCGAGGACTCCGTGGCGCGGCTCGCGCAGATGGCGCGCGCCGTCGGTATCCATCTGGTTCTGGCGACGCAGCGCCCCTCGGTGAACGTGATCACCGGCGTGATCAAGGCGAATTTCCCCTCGCGAATCGCGTTCCAGGTCGCCTCCAAGATCGATTCCCGCACTATCATCGACGCCAACGGCGCCGAGAAGCTCCTCGGCCGCGGAGACATGCTCTTCGTCTTCAGCGGCCGCCCGGAGGTGAGCCGGATCCACGGCGCCTTCATCACCACCGAGGAGACCACCGAGATCGTCACATTCCTCAAGGAGCAGGGGTACCAACCGAAGGACAAGCGGACGGTGCTCCTCGACGAGGAGGGGGGCGAGTCGGGCGGCGGCCTGGAGATAGACCGGGAGGACGAGTTCTTCGACGAGGCGGCGCGCATCGTGATCCGTTCCGGCCAGGGCTCGGTCTCGCTCCTGCAGAGGCGCCTCCGGGTCGGCTACTCCCGGGCGGCGCGCCTGGTGGATCTCCTGGAAGACGCCGGCGTGGTCGGCCCCTTCGAGGGCTCCAAGGCGCGGGAGGTGCTTGTCGACGAGGAGTGGCTCCGGGCGCGGGAAGGAGCGGACGCCGAGCCGGCGGAGACGGGCGAGTAG